The following coding sequences are from one Hippopotamus amphibius kiboko isolate mHipAmp2 chromosome 9, mHipAmp2.hap2, whole genome shotgun sequence window:
- the LOC130861673 gene encoding olfactory receptor 56A4: MGSPSNYSSAPVSEFLLICFPNYQSWQHWLSLPLSLLFLLAMGANATLLITIRLEASLHVPMYYLLSLLSLLDMVLCLTVIPKVLAIFWFDLRSISFSACFLQMFIMNSFLTMESCTFMVMAYDRYVAICHPLRYPSIITDRFVARATIFVVARNALVSLPVPILSSKLRYCEENIIKNCICTNLSVSKLSCDDITFNRLYQFVAGWTLLGSDLILIILSYSFILKAVLRIKAEGAAAKALSTCGSHFILILFFSTVLLVLVITNLARKRIPPDVPILLNILHHLIPPALNPIVYGVRTKEIKQGIQKLLRRL, translated from the coding sequence ATGGGATCACCTAGCAACTACTCCTCTGCTCCAGTCTCTGAATTCCTCCTCATCTGCTTCCCTAACTACCAGAGCTGGCAGCACtggctctccctgcccctcagcctcctcttccttctggccATGGGGGCCAATGCCACCCTCCTGATCACCATCCGGCTGGAGGCCTCCCTGCATGTGCCCATGTACTACCTGctcagcctcctctccctgctggaCATGGTGCTCTGCCTCACCGTCATCCCCAAGGTTCTGGCCATCTTCTGGTTTGACCTCAGGTCCATCAGCTTCTCTGCCTGCTTCCTCCAGATGTTCATTATGAACAGTTTCCTGACCATGGAGTCCTGCACATTCAtggtcatggcctatgaccgctatgtggccatctgccatcCACTCAGGTACCCATCCATCATCACTGACCGATTTGTGGCCAGAGCTACCATCTTTGTTGTGGCCCGGAATGCCCTTGTTTCTCTTCCTGTTCCAATTCTTTCTTCCAAGCTCAGGTACTGTGAAGAAAACATCATCAAGAACTGTATCTGCACTAACCTCTCTGTGTCCAAGCTCTCCTGTGATGACATCACCTTCAATCGGCTCTACCAGTTTGTGGCAGGCTGGACCCTGCTGGGCTCTGACCTCATCCTCATCATTCTCTCCTACTCTTTTATCCTGAAAGCTGTGCTAAGGATCAAGGCTGAGGGGGCTGCCGCCAAGGCCCTGAGCACGTGTGGTTCCCACTTCATCCTCATCCTCTTCTTCAGCACAGTCCTGCTGGTCCTGGTCATCACTAACCTGGCCAGGAAGAGGATTCCCCCGGATGTCCCCATCCTGCTCAACATCCTGCACCACCTCATCCCCCCAGCTCTGAACCCCATTGTTTATGGTGTGAGAACCAAGGAGATCAAGCAGGGAATCCAAAAGCTGCTGAGGAGGTTGTAA